CTTCTGCTCACCGCTACATTGCAGACTGACCTGCGCGGCGGCCGACACGGTCAATGTCAGCAACAGAGCCGCGGCAGTGAAAAAAATACGCAAGGACTTAACCACTGACGCGCTCGATCGCGGCGCCACAGGCGCCGAGCTTGTCTTCGAGACGCTCGAAGCCGCGGTCGAGGTGATAGACGCGGTTGACCATGGTCTCGCCTTCGGCGGCGAGCGCTCCGATCACGAGGCCGACCGAGGCGCGGAGGTCGGTCGCCATCACCGGCGCGCCGCGCAGCTTGTCGACGCCGGTGACCACCGCGGTCTGGCCGTCGAGCGCAATGCGCGCGCCGAGCCGTGCCAGCTCCTGCACGTGCATGAAGCGGTTCTCGAAGATCGTCTCGGTGATGCGCGAGGTGCCCTTGGCCATGGTCATCAGCGCCATGAGCTGCGCCTGAAGATCGGTCGGGAAGCCCGGGAACGGATCGGTCGTGACATCGACCGGTGAGATGCCGGCGCCGTTGCGCTTGATGCGGATACCTTCGTTGGTGGCGCTCACCTCGGTGCCGGTCTGCGCCAGCACGTCGAGCGCCGATTGCAGAAGCTCCGGCCGCGCGCCCTCGAGCAGCACGTCGCCGCCGGTCATGGCCACCGCCATCGCATAGGTGCCGGTCTCGATGCGATCGGGCAGCACGCTGTGCCGCGCGCCGCCGAGCCGCGTGACGCCTTCGATAATAAGCCGCGATGTTCCGATGCCGGAAATGCGAGCGCCCATCTTGTTGAGGCAGTCGGCGACGTCGCCGATCTCGGGCTCCTGCGCGGCGTTCTCGATCACCGTCGTGCCGCGGGCGAGCACCGCAGCCATCAGCGCCGTGTGGGTGCCGCTCACCGTGACCTTGGGGAACTTGATCTCGCCGCCCTTCAGCCCGTCCTTCGCGCGCGCGATGACATAGCCGCCATCGATCTCGATCTTCGCGCCGAGTTTCTCCAGCGCCATGATGAGCAGGTCCACCGGACGCGTGCCGATGGCGCAGCCGCCCGGCATCGAAACCTTGGCCTCGCCCATCCGGGCCACCAGCGGCGCGATCACCCAGAAGCTCGCGCGCATCTTGGAGACCAGATCGTAGGGCGCGGTGGTGTCGACGATGCGCGAGGCGACGATATGGATGGTGTGGCCGTTCTGCTGGGACTCGCCCGGCCGCTTGCCGGGCACCATCATGTCGACGCCGTGGTTGGAGAGGATGCGTTGCAGCAGGCTCACGTCGGCCAGCCGCGGCACATTGTCGAGAATGAGCGTCTGATCGGTGAGCAGACTCGCGATCATCAGCGGCAGGGTGGCGTTCTTAGCGCCCGAGATCGGAATCGAGCCCTTGAGCGGGCGTCCGCCGACGATACGAATGCGATCCATGAGTGCCCCCGAGCGCCGGAAACCGGCTTCAGCCTTGCGATGAGTTGGAACCGTTGTCGGTGAGGATTCCGGCGGAATCGTGGGATGCGGGCTCGGTCCGCGACCGCTCCCGGGCCTGCGATTTGCGCCGTTTGAGGTTTTCCCGCAACGCCGCGCCCAAGCGGTCGACGCGCCTCGCGTCGCCCTTGCGGGTGCCGGACTTGCTGCCGGAGGGGCCATCGTGACTTTGGGTCATGGCCTTAGAGCTATCCCTTCGGGATCGGGCTGCGCAAGGGCTCACCGAGGCCTGCATCAGGCGATCCGGCTGAACATGCGGCCCCAGCGGATCGCGCGCGGCCAGCGC
The Rhodoplanes sp. Z2-YC6860 genome window above contains:
- the murA gene encoding UDP-N-acetylglucosamine 1-carboxyvinyltransferase, with translation MDRIRIVGGRPLKGSIPISGAKNATLPLMIASLLTDQTLILDNVPRLADVSLLQRILSNHGVDMMVPGKRPGESQQNGHTIHIVASRIVDTTAPYDLVSKMRASFWVIAPLVARMGEAKVSMPGGCAIGTRPVDLLIMALEKLGAKIEIDGGYVIARAKDGLKGGEIKFPKVTVSGTHTALMAAVLARGTTVIENAAQEPEIGDVADCLNKMGARISGIGTSRLIIEGVTRLGGARHSVLPDRIETGTYAMAVAMTGGDVLLEGARPELLQSALDVLAQTGTEVSATNEGIRIKRNGAGISPVDVTTDPFPGFPTDLQAQLMALMTMAKGTSRITETIFENRFMHVQELARLGARIALDGQTAVVTGVDKLRGAPVMATDLRASVGLVIGALAAEGETMVNRVYHLDRGFERLEDKLGACGAAIERVSG